The DNA region ACACTGTCCTACTATAACTTCGTTCTTCCTTTACTTTAGAATGCTACCAAATTTAATGAGCTACATCTGTAAAGTGAAAGCAAGTCCAACATCATGGTTAAAAAGACATATAAGAGAACCAGACTATATGTGACAGTAGGTTGGACTTACTTGTTGTAAAGGAAATCGAACGCGTCCTTTTTGGTGGTTACGTTACCACAGCCAGCGGGAGAGGGGCACTTGTTTCCTTGCCACGTCAGGTCTGCGACCAAAATCTGCCATTTACCTGTATAACATTGCAAGGAATGTTTGACGGAATACTGAAAGGTATATCTACATCTCATGtgaaaaatgatattgaaatatgaaaatttaaatatcctTTGGCGATTTTGCCGAGTTTTTGTCAACCATATTACTGAATTATTCCCGCGTTGACCAATGTAGATGTGTGTCATATTTAAGAGGACTCGACGGTCATGgctatttttagactatatGAATCTCCTGGAGAAGAATAATTCTATAAAAGATATAGCTAAAtggtcaaattttaaagctaaaatataatgtaaatgATTATTTGTTACTAAACAAATGAAATGTAAGCACCTTGTGTCTTTGCTTCACAATATGGCACCTGCATGAGCGTGATGTCTGGCAGTTACACTGTACTGTTAAAGGTAGAACATTAGTTTAATAGATAAAGGTGATATTTTACCTGGAAATTTTTTCGTAGGACTAGTGCCGGTGGTGCAGAGGTTGTCTGTTGGTGGGAAATCGTACGTGAACGGCCATTTGTAGTTCAACTGTTGGTCGTATTGGCTGGTAACACATCCGGCATCATAAAGTAGACCATTGTTACCCATTGCTGGAAAATATATACAGTAGTCTTTATACAAAGTTgtgtatcatttttgagatgTTAGCAAAACTTCATGCGCTAACACAGATGGCTAGTACTACATTTATTATTCCTCTTATACACTACAGTGCAAAACCTGTATTTTTGGATTTCAGTAAAAGAATTATGTTTTACTCTGAAGATGATCTCATTTAAATAATGACGGCAATCATGTATGGAATTTTATCCGCCCCATTTTgaattgccaaaaaaaaacacaacaaaaactCGCCGATAAATTCTGTATCGCCGGAAGTGGCCAGCTGCGGCAGCCTGACTCCCTTTATCGAGTTCTCGCCGACTCCCGCCGTCTTCAGGTCCTGTTTTACtgctgtaaaattaaaaaaaaccactatACTTACACTATatctatccatctatctatctatctatctatctatctatctatccatttATCTATCGTTTCTAACAATCTTTTCAAAGTTCACGTTTTTGCCAAGGTCTGCTTGTTGCGGCGTATTACACCcaatatcattttgttttcctttattGTAGCTCATTTTTCAACCAAATGCCTTGGTTCAAACACAATGTGGACAGAATACAAAAATTAGAACAGTCGCGTTTTGGTAAAATTCTTACTTTTCATCATGTTGAGCATATCCCCTTCTGTTGCAGGAATAGTTCCATCTATGGAATTGATTCCGATCTCAAACCCTCCGTCAGCGTACCGCTTAACCAGTCCCAGGTTCGAAGTCTTATCCTGAACAAAGAAGGTTCCTCTAATTTCACAGCCGTTAGGGTTGGCGACAGAGAAGATCTGGTTATACAGGGGCTCGTATTCCTCGTTCAGGGCGTAGTCCATGGTCAGCACCACTAACTGAGGCACGTCACTCACATTGAACCCCCCAGGCACGGCAGAGTCTAAAAAGCAGCGACAGTTGGGCAGCTGGCAGTTAGTGGCGGGGTCACAGCCGCCCTGGGCCGCAGCCCTGAGGGCGAGAGTGGTCAAGACGGTGACAATTATGTACATGATTTCCTGCAGTCTTTCCTGGGGGACTTGTACTTATCTATAAGTATCTGCTAGTATACTTGTACTCTTATCTAAAGTGTTCATCCGCAGGAGGAATAAGGAGAACCTTTGTGATTTTCATGTTCATAAGAACctacattttagaatttcaaCGCAAGacttaaatattaacatttatcaaaatcatgagaagtaacaaaaaaatccatttttgtAGAACAATGATTGAATCTTTGATGAGTTCCCATGGCACGGCCCCATGTGTCATAGCACACGTGGTACGGCGACCACAAGATAAGGCGACATGTGTGGAAGTGCTTACTCGGTGAAATGCTTCAAAAGCTCTCCTAAGATAGTGATGTCCTCAATTGATTGCATACTTTTGCAAATTTTCATCGTCCTTGTTTTATGTTGTCTATTCAATCTAATTGAAGTTAAACTTCTGAGAAACATCGCTCCTCTACCATACGATAGGTAGAGGGGTAGCTTTACAAGTCTTATGTCATCTTAATTTAGATTGTTTATATgttagtttatttatttttaatttttttttaatttatatatatatatatatatatatatatatatatatatatatatatatatatatatatatatatatatatatatatatatatatatatattttatttatttgcattttgatAAATCATTTGACAGTGCCCTGTTAAAGGGTAATCGACATGCAAAATTTCTTATAATTtggatttgttaaaaaaaattacagttaaataaTGATTGCCCAATTCTCCTGCAGCCTCTGTGTGACTACATAAGCGTATAGTTACACCCGGTCTCTTGGCCAAAAATCCCCTGGCGTGTTCTCTCGCCGCTATTCTGCCTTTTACGTTGGTTTTGAATTACTGAAGACGGAGAGAGTCTTTGTAACCAATGCAGAACACAGTGGATAGGACTTGGACCAATAGTCTACTTGGGATGTCTGCGTGTCTGCCCAGTCATTGACAGACGATTGGTGAATGCTGAAAGCATCTTTGTTGCGAGAGGTCACAAAACAGGATTGTTATTGATCTTAAAAGGTCACAATCTTactcaacaaaataaaaacaatcagACTGAATATTCTTTGTTTTCAAAGGTTATCTTAGTTAGACACAGCATTTTTTGGGGGATAGtactttgaaaatgaagttTTGTACATCAACATCTACGTGTGTTTTGACCTTACTTTGGATTTTACCTATGACTTATTTCGCTGGTAAGTTTTTATACTACTATCAACTTTTATGCTtttgcataatacatgtaatgtcacGTTTTTAATTTACTGTGTGtgggtgtaaataaaaaatttacatttctttGTTTCTGAGACTTTAAGAAGAAGTACAACATTTCTTATGCTTTGGTAAAGTAGTTTTCCTCGGTTTTTATCATTATAGTGTAAAATGAGTAGCTGTTTTACATGACGTTTTAGATGAATTACTTTAATATTAACGAAACAATTCAAATTTCAGAATATTTGGAAACGGCAACTATTATGCAGTAATGTTAAGTATTTAATTTACTGGTTGAGTACAAAATTAACAACATTGCTCCATTGCTGGGGCTTTAAAAAAGTAGTTTTTCTCGGTTTTCATTattattgtgtaaaatgaatttgaagtttaaaatagCTTACTGTAATAATTACAACAATTCAAATTTCAGAATATTTGGAAACGGCATTTTCTAGAGTACCATCAATGAGTAACAAAATGGCGACCAGCAATATGCTATGGCAGATATCCGGCAGTAAGTTTGCGTGTTTGGCAGCGTGCGCGACAGACAGACGATGCGTTTCCTGTTTCCTGGACGGCCAGTCATACTGCAGCGGACACTCCATGATTTACAGACCGACCAGCAGTCTCCAGGACTCACGGGGACTGTGGTACTATGAAGTAGAAGGTAATTATTGACAAGCTGCGTGTTCGATTTGCTTTCTATCTCTTAATAAACTCAAAATGGACTATTTTAGATGGGTAAACACTACGTGGCGaggctttttttttaactcgtAAAGCCATTTCATAAGATGTTAATCCATACTTTGTATGAAAACCTATTTTGATTAAGGAATTTCAGCTTGCAATGTATGATCGCTTGCATTCCGATTTGGATGGGCACGTCGTGTTCGCTAAATGATGACCTATTagatgttttaattatttcagaCCCAGCCAGCAAACTCGG from Crassostrea angulata isolate pt1a10 chromosome 7, ASM2561291v2, whole genome shotgun sequence includes:
- the LOC128155594 gene encoding chitin deacetylase 1-like, which gives rise to MYIIVTVLTTLALRAAAQGGCDPATNCQLPNCRCFLDSAVPGGFNVSDVPQLVVLTMDYALNEEYEPLYNQIFSVANPNGCEIRGTFFVQDKTSNLGLVKRYADGGFEIGINSIDGTIPATEGDMLNMMKTVKQDLKTAGVGENSIKGVRLPQLATSGDTEFIAMGNNGLLYDAGCVTSQYDQQLNYKWPFTYDFPPTDNLCTTGTSPTKKFPGKWQILVADLTWQGNKCPSPAGCGNVTTKKDAFDFLYNNFATHYEGNREPYIIVLDPVWVKTDFKLEGTIQFVDYLRAAFNDVWIVTANQLLEWVQTPTKKADLNTFAPFQC